In the genome of Propionispora hippei DSM 15287, one region contains:
- a CDS encoding pyridoxal-phosphate dependent enzyme — protein sequence MNEYSLTPVQRIGGFWFKRDDLFQPFGRGQVNGGKLRQCIMLVNGLHVPYSGLLTYCSIHSPQAPITAAVSLSKGLPCEVVYGGTKPGTLARLPMPRLCMKYGARIHIAARSGRHNILYARARAIAEKTGAFIVQYGINIMDYRDVLLQAVARQVENIPDQIDDLIMVCGSGITSTGVMVGLKQYGKRVRRVHLVATAPDRQTFIHGNLQQYGADRDFIYHSLFSQPGFSYERPVQASFGGIAFHPHYEAKMMQWLKGSGITGGKVLIWITGAEPGTAKQK from the coding sequence ATGAATGAGTACAGCCTTACGCCGGTTCAGAGAATAGGCGGCTTTTGGTTCAAGCGTGATGATTTGTTTCAGCCTTTCGGACGGGGACAGGTCAACGGGGGCAAGTTGCGTCAGTGCATAATGCTTGTGAATGGCCTTCACGTGCCGTACAGTGGCCTTTTGACGTACTGTAGCATACATTCACCGCAAGCACCAATTACGGCTGCTGTTTCATTGAGCAAGGGCCTGCCGTGCGAAGTGGTTTATGGCGGTACTAAGCCGGGGACACTGGCAAGGCTACCTATGCCGAGGCTTTGCATGAAGTACGGTGCGAGGATTCATATCGCAGCCAGAAGCGGCCGCCACAATATCCTATACGCGAGAGCAAGAGCGATAGCCGAAAAGACCGGCGCTTTTATCGTGCAGTACGGCATCAACATCATGGACTACCGGGACGTATTGTTGCAGGCCGTAGCCCGGCAGGTGGAGAACATACCGGATCAGATAGACGACCTCATAATGGTTTGCGGCAGCGGCATCACTTCGACCGGGGTAATGGTTGGCTTGAAGCAATATGGGAAGCGAGTGCGGCGGGTTCATCTCGTGGCAACGGCCCCAGACAGGCAGACTTTCATCCATGGCAATCTGCAGCAGTACGGAGCAGACCGGGATTTCATCTATCACAGTCTGTTTTCACAGCCGGGGTTCTCATACGAGCGGCCAGTGCAGGCCAGCTTTGGCGGAATCGCTTTCCATCCTCACTATGAAGCTAAGATGATGCAGTGGCTAAAGGGAAGCGGTATAACGGGCGGTAAGGTTCTTATTTGGATAACCGGCGCGGAGCCGGGGACAGCAAAGCAGAAATGA
- a CDS encoding radical SAM family protein, whose product MPKCGSQVVLCNLPVRFDTYIGCSHGCRYCFVQKKTSIQTIERGEGAESLRAFISGQRSTETKWCDWDIPLHWGGMSDPFQPIEKLKRYSYDCLKILAETKYPFVVSTKGALAADDEYLELLSKCNVVLQISMVCSKYDQLEKGAPTYEERLNMCRKIAPKVKRLIVRVQPYMLEVFDDVMKNIPRLADAGVYGVTFEGMKFYKSKPGMVKVGGDCCYPLPLLRSHFTRLREQCHKHGMKFFSGENRLRAMGDGMTCCGIDGLEGFKGNPYNICMMLNGKAPDPTEIMQQPGTADCFKSLNQTAGVGRRLKNTSFAGMMQKDLAEKKAYYKKTFGFDE is encoded by the coding sequence ATGCCAAAATGCGGATCACAGGTTGTGCTTTGCAACCTGCCAGTACGATTTGATACATATATCGGTTGCTCTCATGGGTGCCGGTACTGTTTTGTGCAGAAGAAAACAAGCATACAGACCATAGAGCGCGGCGAAGGGGCAGAGAGCCTGCGAGCGTTCATCAGCGGGCAGCGCTCGACGGAAACAAAATGGTGTGACTGGGATATACCGCTTCATTGGGGCGGCATGAGCGACCCATTTCAGCCGATTGAGAAGCTGAAACGCTACTCATACGATTGCTTGAAGATACTGGCTGAAACAAAATATCCTTTTGTCGTGAGTACCAAGGGAGCGCTGGCGGCAGATGATGAATATTTGGAGCTACTGTCTAAATGCAATGTTGTGTTGCAGATAAGCATGGTATGCAGTAAGTACGACCAGCTGGAAAAGGGAGCGCCGACATACGAGGAGCGCTTGAACATGTGCAGGAAGATCGCGCCAAAGGTAAAGCGCCTCATTGTGCGGGTACAGCCTTATATGCTTGAGGTATTCGACGACGTGATGAAGAACATTCCGAGACTGGCAGACGCAGGCGTATATGGCGTTACCTTCGAGGGGATGAAGTTCTACAAGAGCAAGCCGGGCATGGTGAAGGTAGGCGGCGATTGCTGCTATCCGCTGCCGCTGCTGCGTTCACACTTTACGCGGTTGCGGGAGCAATGCCACAAGCACGGCATGAAGTTCTTTTCCGGCGAGAATCGGTTGCGGGCAATGGGCGACGGAATGACCTGTTGCGGAATTGATGGACTGGAAGGGTTCAAGGGCAATCCGTACAATATCTGCATGATGCTGAATGGCAAAGCGCCGGATCCTACGGAGATCATGCAGCAGCCGGGAACGGCAGACTGTTTCAAGTCCCTGAATCAGACAGCGGGCGTTGGGCGGCGGCTGAAAAACACTTCGTTTGCCGGGATGATGCAGAAGGATTTAGCGGAGAAAAAGGCCTACTACAAAAAGACCTTTGGATTCGATGAATGA
- a CDS encoding ParB N-terminal domain-containing protein, which produces MKLIEKKISDMNLAAYNPRITLTPDMEEYQRLWHSIDTFGFVVPVIWNRRTNTVVGGHQRITVARDHGIEKVPVTVVDLEIKDEKALNIALNKVEGEWDEVKLKSLLDEIGEDAAKEAGFSDAELAAMENSIDDYIDHELIENEESKVPETFNLTLTFPADKEELVQQWVKDVGKPAAVQLIIDTVKGEE; this is translated from the coding sequence TTGAAGCTGATTGAGAAGAAAATAAGCGACATGAATTTGGCGGCTTACAATCCGCGGATCACGCTCACGCCGGACATGGAAGAATACCAGCGTCTTTGGCATAGCATTGATACATTCGGATTTGTGGTGCCGGTGATATGGAATAGGCGGACAAATACCGTTGTTGGAGGACACCAGCGTATCACAGTGGCGCGGGATCACGGCATTGAAAAGGTGCCGGTGACGGTCGTTGACCTTGAAATTAAGGACGAAAAAGCCTTGAATATAGCGTTGAATAAGGTTGAGGGCGAATGGGATGAAGTCAAGCTGAAATCATTGCTGGATGAAATCGGAGAGGACGCAGCTAAGGAAGCGGGCTTTTCTGATGCAGAGCTGGCAGCCATGGAGAACAGCATTGACGACTATATAGACCATGAGCTGATAGAGAATGAGGAGAGCAAGGTACCGGAGACCTTCAACCTGACACTGACATTCCCGGCTGACAAAGAGGAACTGGTGCAACAGTGGGTAAAGGACGTTGGAAAACCGGCGGCGGTACAGCTCATCATAGATACGGTGAAAGGGGAGGAATGA
- a CDS encoding ParB N-terminal domain-containing protein: MKVEKVKISEIRTAEYNPRQTLKPGDVAWEKIAGSLQRFGMLEPVIINGETGTLVSGHQRLSILKEQGKTTVDALVLKLDDTQEKVLNLSLNKIKGDWDYDKLTGILQELQAAGADLDDTGFDDFEIKTLLTDYDHISDLMEDDFSGVDSAAEKPKDTFNMTFTLPAEAEQAVKDFCTDHGKDALAETIITEAGDTVEAD; encoded by the coding sequence TTGAAGGTTGAAAAAGTGAAAATATCGGAGATCAGGACAGCGGAATACAATCCCCGGCAGACCTTGAAGCCGGGTGATGTGGCTTGGGAGAAGATTGCAGGATCGCTGCAAAGGTTCGGTATGCTGGAACCGGTTATAATCAACGGCGAGACCGGGACACTGGTTTCCGGGCATCAGCGGTTGTCAATACTGAAAGAGCAGGGCAAAACCACGGTGGATGCGCTGGTATTGAAGCTTGACGACACGCAGGAGAAGGTACTTAATTTGTCGCTCAACAAGATCAAGGGCGATTGGGACTACGACAAATTGACCGGCATATTGCAGGAGCTACAGGCAGCTGGTGCGGATTTGGATGATACCGGGTTTGATGATTTTGAGATCAAGACGCTGCTCACCGATTACGACCACATCAGCGACTTGATGGAGGATGATTTCAGCGGCGTTGACAGCGCGGCCGAAAAGCCGAAGGACACTTTCAATATGACGTTCACGCTACCAGCGGAAGCGGAGCAGGCCGTGAAGGATTTCTGCACAGACCATGGCAAGGACGCGCTGGCAGAGACCATTATTACAGAGGCAGGTGATACGGTTGAAGCTGATTGA
- a CDS encoding YopX family protein, with protein MREIKFRGKLVDPDNGKWVHGDLAHAGKKHSPCIRISGNPFMYGVKPETVGQYTGLKDYTEKEIYEGDIIHGDDNGTKYGDGRGVVEWDEDEAAYVVRGPRVNANLSEYVYDDIYVIGNKYDTPEILGGTGK; from the coding sequence ATGCGTGAGATAAAATTTAGAGGGAAGCTGGTTGACCCAGACAATGGCAAATGGGTACATGGTGACCTTGCCCACGCGGGAAAAAAACATTCGCCGTGCATCAGAATATCAGGCAACCCATTCATGTATGGCGTTAAGCCGGAGACGGTGGGACAGTACACGGGACTGAAAGATTATACAGAGAAAGAAATTTACGAAGGCGATATTATCCACGGAGACGACAATGGGACTAAATACGGCGACGGTCGCGGCGTAGTCGAATGGGATGAAGATGAAGCGGCGTACGTGGTACGCGGGCCTAGGGTGAACGCAAATTTAAGCGAATACGTCTATGACGATATTTACGTGATCGGGAATAAATACGATACGCCGGAGATACTGGGAGGAACAGGCAAATGA
- a CDS encoding Lar family restriction alleviation protein has protein sequence METNKNLLIAAMNVKLKPCPFCGGEAIIYEIEPHTHEIATWMPDYTGECFVECTNCACGISADTKEVAVAKWNRRVEE, from the coding sequence ATGGAAACGAATAAGAATCTGCTGATTGCGGCAATGAACGTTAAACTAAAACCGTGCCCGTTCTGTGGCGGCGAGGCAATTATATATGAGATAGAGCCACATACGCATGAAATAGCTACGTGGATGCCAGATTATACAGGAGAGTGCTTTGTGGAATGCACGAATTGCGCTTGCGGAATATCGGCAGACACGAAAGAAGTCGCCGTAGCAAAATGGAATCGGAGGGTTGAGGAATGA
- a CDS encoding nucleoside triphosphate pyrophosphohydrolase family protein translates to MIDEKKAQTLKVIKLSLKGLARQGVFPQSDMDEFQAALDSATEYFSSDGISPEEYQRLAMRTAADGVDWGNVGLGLAGESGEVADAIKKHLYQGHTLDLPHMKEELGDVLWYVALACKCGGFSMADVMRGNIEKLKLRFPDGFSAERSRGRDK, encoded by the coding sequence ATGATTGATGAGAAAAAGGCACAGACATTGAAGGTTATCAAGTTGAGCTTGAAAGGGCTGGCCAGGCAGGGCGTATTTCCTCAAAGCGATATGGACGAATTTCAGGCAGCCTTGGACAGTGCGACGGAGTATTTCAGCAGCGACGGAATCAGCCCGGAGGAATACCAGCGTCTTGCTATGAGGACAGCAGCGGACGGTGTGGACTGGGGAAATGTTGGCCTTGGCTTGGCAGGAGAATCCGGGGAGGTTGCTGACGCGATCAAGAAACACCTGTATCAGGGGCATACGCTTGACCTTCCACACATGAAAGAGGAGCTTGGCGATGTGCTATGGTATGTGGCGCTGGCCTGCAAATGTGGCGGATTCTCAATGGCCGATGTGATGCGGGGTAATATCGAAAAGCTGAAGCTTAGGTTCCCAGACGGATTCAGCGCAGAGCGGAGCAGGGGGCGCGACAAATAA
- a CDS encoding DNA cytosine methyltransferase produces MLQILELFGGIGSPRIALRNMGIPVKSIDYVEIDEKAVRSYNAMFTGELPYKTQDVCGWNLRPDILIHGSPCQDFSIAGHQGRQTKDDGRINYGRGADRGSGTRSSLMWETINIIRNMGAWRPKVVVWENVKNVLSKRMNKNFRKYISEMDSMGYTSNFKVLNAMDFGLPQKRERVFTVSMLGGEFDFSEMEKRPVENLEAFLQPAVDDWYTITAPSMVSCIGKTGVLQRITIIKDFCYTITERPDRAPGCGCLPIGNGKYRYLTERECWRLQGYSDEDFDAAATVNSRRALYKQAGNSIPVPIFESMFDTLLNGGKKIYSSQQTLF; encoded by the coding sequence ATGTTGCAAATATTAGAGCTTTTCGGCGGGATCGGCAGTCCACGCATAGCACTACGAAACATGGGAATACCGGTCAAGTCGATTGACTATGTGGAGATAGACGAAAAGGCGGTCAGGAGCTACAATGCCATGTTCACCGGTGAGCTTCCTTACAAGACGCAGGACGTATGCGGGTGGAATCTGCGGCCGGACATTCTAATCCACGGCAGCCCGTGTCAGGATTTCAGCATTGCCGGGCATCAAGGGAGACAAACAAAAGACGATGGGCGCATAAACTACGGTAGGGGAGCAGACCGAGGGAGCGGTACACGTTCGAGCCTAATGTGGGAGACTATCAACATTATACGGAACATGGGAGCCTGGCGGCCGAAAGTGGTTGTCTGGGAGAATGTGAAAAACGTTCTTTCTAAGCGTATGAACAAGAATTTCCGAAAGTACATTTCGGAGATGGACAGCATGGGGTATACGAGCAATTTCAAAGTTCTGAACGCTATGGATTTCGGACTGCCGCAAAAGCGGGAAAGAGTGTTTACCGTTTCGATGCTTGGTGGTGAGTTCGACTTTTCAGAAATGGAGAAACGGCCGGTTGAAAATCTGGAAGCGTTTTTGCAGCCAGCGGTGGATGATTGGTACACGATCACCGCGCCGAGCATGGTTTCTTGCATAGGGAAAACAGGAGTGTTGCAAAGGATCACAATCATCAAGGATTTTTGCTACACGATAACCGAGCGGCCAGACAGAGCACCGGGATGCGGTTGCCTGCCGATAGGTAACGGGAAATACAGATACCTGACCGAGCGCGAATGCTGGAGACTACAAGGGTATTCAGACGAAGATTTCGATGCGGCGGCAACGGTGAATAGTCGGAGAGCGCTATACAAGCAGGCCGGAAACAGCATTCCGGTGCCAATATTCGAGAGTATGTTCGATACACTTCTGAACGGCGGAAAGAAGATATATTCTTCCCAGCAGACTTTATTTTGA
- a CDS encoding ATP-binding protein, with translation MIPVIEVSNGMAYEGVRICRHEQHRRQQERIDRLMKSAKVPAAYSRDTFSDYTVTADNAAAVKAAHWLIGDDRRGLFIEGPRGTGKTKLAAIIANEKAKAGQPVLFSSVPDLLSDIRATFDGGRTAAILQTVREAPCLVLDDLGAERMSEWVSEQLFSIINYRYNECLQTIITTNYTPHELMERMSIRGKDGDMDDLPGQRIMSRIYGMCERVGLYGDDYRTRGMAV, from the coding sequence ATGATACCAGTCATTGAGGTATCTAACGGTATGGCTTATGAAGGAGTTCGGATTTGCAGACATGAGCAGCACCGGAGGCAGCAGGAGAGAATCGACCGTCTCATGAAATCGGCGAAGGTGCCGGCGGCTTATTCCCGTGATACTTTTTCTGATTACACAGTAACAGCTGATAACGCGGCGGCAGTAAAAGCCGCCCATTGGCTGATAGGAGATGATAGACGGGGCTTGTTTATCGAGGGGCCACGCGGGACAGGAAAGACGAAGCTGGCCGCGATCATCGCGAATGAAAAAGCGAAAGCCGGTCAACCGGTTCTATTCTCATCCGTACCTGACCTACTTTCAGACATACGGGCCACGTTCGACGGCGGCAGGACAGCTGCTATATTACAGACGGTCAGAGAGGCTCCATGCTTGGTGCTGGACGACTTGGGAGCGGAGCGCATGTCAGAATGGGTAAGCGAGCAGCTTTTCTCAATCATCAACTACCGCTACAATGAGTGCTTGCAGACAATCATAACGACAAATTACACTCCACACGAGCTGATGGAGCGTATGTCAATCAGGGGAAAGGACGGAGATATGGACGACCTTCCCGGGCAGCGGATAATGAGCAGGATTTATGGCATGTGCGAGCGCGTCGGGCTTTACGGAGACGACTACCGGACACGGGGGATGGCAGTATGA
- a CDS encoding Lin1244/Lin1753 domain-containing protein produces the protein MARPQKSGLEYFPLDVDIDNDEKVAYVISRYGFQAFGLLIKILMNIYHDGYYMMWTERQQYLFSFKLNVDSEYAKTVVSAYINEGFFDKNIYEKYGVLTSHGIQIRYLQAVGRRAQVRVAREYCLFSPEESSKMGNISIYSINVSNNQVNVSNNQTETTLNATESTQSKVKESKVNNVVVVKGDKENDGEEINGDFSEVINLFSNNIHPLSGEIEMNQLSDFLDHYGKEWTLAAITEAAERHGMSVKYISSILMNWERNGFKAEKQKGGRQYGRNRGNDSRNRSKKERDDKYADFEEADRRQVHPWDLPADGDGAGAEPGKDT, from the coding sequence ATGGCAAGGCCACAAAAGAGCGGCCTTGAATATTTCCCGCTTGATGTTGACATAGACAATGATGAAAAAGTTGCCTATGTCATATCAAGATATGGGTTTCAAGCGTTCGGGTTGCTCATAAAAATATTGATGAATATTTATCATGATGGATATTACATGATGTGGACAGAACGTCAACAATATCTATTTAGTTTCAAGCTCAATGTAGACAGTGAGTATGCAAAAACAGTTGTTTCCGCATACATTAACGAAGGTTTTTTCGACAAAAACATATACGAAAAATACGGCGTTCTTACTTCTCACGGGATACAAATCCGCTATTTGCAAGCGGTAGGGAGGCGTGCGCAGGTACGGGTAGCAAGAGAGTATTGCCTGTTTTCACCGGAAGAAAGCTCAAAAATGGGGAATATAAGCATCTACTCAATTAATGTAAGCAATAACCAAGTTAATGTAAGCAATAACCAAACAGAAACTACTTTAAACGCTACAGAAAGTACACAAAGTAAAGTAAAGGAAAGTAAAGTAAATAATGTTGTTGTTGTTAAGGGGGACAAGGAAAATGATGGGGAGGAGATCAACGGAGATTTTTCCGAGGTAATCAACCTTTTCTCAAACAATATCCACCCTTTATCTGGTGAGATTGAAATGAATCAGCTTTCAGATTTTCTAGATCACTACGGAAAAGAGTGGACGTTGGCAGCAATCACAGAGGCGGCTGAAAGGCATGGTATGTCAGTCAAATATATTTCATCCATTCTTATGAATTGGGAGCGGAACGGATTTAAGGCAGAAAAGCAAAAAGGAGGCAGACAGTATGGACGGAATCGCGGAAATGATAGCCGCAATCGCTCAAAAAAGGAACGTGACGATAAATACGCAGACTTTGAGGAAGCGGACAGAAGGCAGGTCCATCCGTGGGACTTACCAGCTGACGGAGACGGAGCTGGAGCGGAGCCGGGAAAAGATACTTGA
- a CDS encoding MBL fold metallo-hydrolase codes for MLNIKAYASGSTGNLYTLSDGTATIMLDCGLPARKIQQLTGFRLPNALLVTHEHGDHSHAVTGLQRLGVDAYMTQGTAEAIGALGHRTKIVEYNHSYRLTDRITASVFKTQHDVREPCGFIVQDSDDKVLYATDTYYLKYQFPGLTKIMIEANHSYKILAENVRAGRLHPAQERRLIKSHFSVENVLDFLAINDLSMLKEIWLIHLSAGNADPVEFKRLVAAATGKPVYIARGGG; via the coding sequence ATGCTGAACATCAAAGCGTATGCTTCCGGCAGTACCGGCAACCTATACACGCTTTCCGATGGAACGGCCACGATCATGTTAGATTGTGGCCTGCCTGCCAGGAAGATACAGCAGCTCACCGGGTTCAGGCTGCCAAATGCTTTGCTAGTGACACATGAACATGGAGACCATTCTCACGCAGTCACGGGGCTACAGCGGCTTGGAGTTGATGCCTACATGACGCAGGGGACGGCGGAGGCAATCGGGGCGCTGGGACACCGGACAAAGATTGTTGAGTACAATCACAGTTACCGGCTGACAGACAGGATCACGGCCAGCGTATTCAAGACACAGCACGACGTACGAGAGCCTTGCGGCTTTATCGTGCAGGACAGTGACGACAAGGTGCTATATGCAACAGACACTTACTATCTCAAGTACCAATTCCCCGGGCTGACAAAGATCATGATTGAGGCCAACCACAGCTACAAGATATTGGCCGAAAATGTACGGGCTGGACGACTACACCCGGCGCAGGAACGACGGCTGATAAAGAGCCATTTCAGTGTTGAGAATGTGTTGGACTTCTTGGCGATAAACGACCTTTCGATGCTGAAGGAAATTTGGTTGATACACCTTTCGGCTGGCAATGCAGACCCGGTCGAATTTAAGCGACTGGTGGCGGCGGCCACTGGCAAGCCGGTTTATATCGCAAGAGGAGGCGGATAG
- a CDS encoding ATP-binding protein produces the protein MRLNRIVIEHFKGIDKLEINAAGKDVTIRGENGTGKTTVADAYSWALMGKGFDGKQVDAQIKKRDENGNTPNDGGVQHVVEVEMERDDGRPITIHREYVEKWEKKRGTAESEFAGHTTNYSIDGVPMMKKDFDRQIAMICSEDAFKLLSMPLHFCTNLNWKERRKVLMDMCGTVSDEDIIAGTEQLAPLTKLLEGRTVSDLRKVIAAKIKKANEEMKSIPARIDELTNAIPEDAGQARESLETELASLEKQKADKQKQILRIENGGEVAENQKMAAGVEARMTKFRAEFEAQYSTQVSGDANTAKNLRSEIERIGKEIEAIEGRKKILAGAIETADKKADALRARWTKINDEEFSDGEISDTCPCCGQKLPPERVEATRKKALDNFNVRKSQELESINADGMKIMEQRNRDSEMLKGFNTDIEGKTARVGDLADQLAEAQKKVEAVEKPDIEEQPQWLSLKSELHQIQLSIGALQEESKAALQKAQQEAALFDPDIEARRKKIAAIDQTASMKKRIAELEAREKELGSIYSDLQRQLFLTEEFMRAKVTATEDTINSHFKYVRFKMFSEKINGALEECCEPLIDGVPFSDGLNKGNRMKAAIDILNALSGYYKHSLPVFIDDCESYTSLIPVKSQLIKLIADKEYTKLNVEVE, from the coding sequence ATGAGACTTAACAGAATCGTGATTGAGCATTTTAAGGGCATTGACAAGCTGGAAATCAATGCCGCTGGCAAAGATGTAACAATCCGTGGGGAGAATGGAACCGGCAAGACGACCGTTGCTGATGCGTACTCATGGGCGCTGATGGGTAAGGGGTTCGACGGTAAGCAGGTAGATGCACAGATCAAGAAGCGTGACGAAAATGGCAACACTCCAAACGATGGCGGTGTGCAGCACGTTGTTGAGGTAGAGATGGAACGCGACGACGGGCGGCCAATCACTATCCACCGGGAATACGTCGAGAAGTGGGAGAAGAAGCGCGGGACAGCAGAGAGCGAGTTCGCCGGTCATACGACCAATTACAGTATCGACGGCGTTCCGATGATGAAGAAGGATTTTGACCGCCAGATCGCAATGATTTGTTCCGAAGATGCTTTTAAACTCCTTTCAATGCCATTGCATTTTTGCACCAACCTGAACTGGAAGGAGCGCCGCAAGGTGCTTATGGATATGTGCGGCACGGTATCGGATGAGGACATTATCGCCGGAACAGAGCAGCTGGCACCGCTCACTAAGTTACTGGAAGGCAGGACAGTTTCAGACCTGCGCAAAGTGATTGCAGCGAAGATCAAGAAGGCCAACGAGGAAATGAAGTCCATCCCGGCCCGCATTGATGAGCTGACGAACGCAATACCGGAGGATGCCGGGCAGGCACGGGAATCACTGGAAACAGAGCTTGCCAGTCTTGAGAAGCAGAAGGCCGATAAGCAGAAGCAGATCCTGCGGATTGAGAACGGCGGCGAGGTTGCAGAGAATCAGAAGATGGCCGCCGGTGTAGAGGCCAGAATGACTAAGTTCCGGGCAGAATTTGAAGCACAATATTCAACGCAGGTTTCCGGCGATGCCAACACCGCAAAGAATTTACGGTCAGAGATTGAGCGTATCGGGAAAGAGATTGAAGCCATCGAAGGGCGGAAGAAAATCCTTGCTGGTGCCATTGAGACGGCAGACAAGAAGGCCGATGCTCTCCGAGCAAGATGGACGAAGATAAATGATGAGGAGTTCAGCGACGGCGAAATATCCGACACCTGCCCTTGCTGCGGACAGAAGCTTCCGCCGGAAAGAGTGGAAGCAACCCGGAAAAAGGCTTTGGATAATTTCAACGTCAGAAAATCTCAAGAGCTGGAATCAATCAATGCCGACGGCATGAAGATCATGGAGCAGCGGAACCGCGATTCCGAGATGCTGAAAGGATTTAACACAGACATCGAGGGCAAGACGGCCCGCGTCGGAGACCTCGCAGACCAGCTGGCAGAGGCCCAGAAAAAGGTTGAAGCTGTGGAAAAGCCAGACATTGAGGAGCAGCCGCAATGGTTGTCGCTCAAGAGCGAACTGCACCAGATACAACTGTCAATTGGAGCCTTGCAGGAAGAAAGTAAAGCAGCACTGCAGAAGGCCCAGCAGGAAGCGGCGCTATTTGACCCGGACATTGAGGCCCGCCGGAAAAAGATTGCGGCCATCGACCAGACAGCCAGCATGAAGAAGCGGATCGCCGAGTTGGAAGCCCGTGAAAAAGAATTGGGGAGCATATACAGCGACCTGCAACGGCAGCTTTTCTTGACCGAAGAATTTATGCGGGCAAAGGTAACGGCCACGGAGGATACGATCAACAGCCATTTTAAGTATGTCAGATTCAAGATGTTCAGTGAGAAAATCAACGGAGCCTTGGAGGAATGCTGTGAGCCACTGATTGACGGTGTACCGTTCAGCGACGGTCTGAACAAGGGCAATCGCATGAAAGCCGCTATCGACATTCTGAACGCTTTGAGCGGCTACTACAAACACAGCCTGCCGGTATTCATCGACGACTGCGAGAGCTATACAAGCCTGATTCCGGTTAAGAGCCAGCTAATTAAGCTCATAGCCGATAAGGAATATACAAAATTAAATGTGGAGGTTGAGTAA
- a CDS encoding helix-turn-helix domain-containing protein — protein sequence MNGRFADVMFQARQCAGYTRERAAEMLNISPRTLTYYEAGRQVPDRIVAMMVDAYAAPGAGYYWLSNELYTGRILLPKVNVLGVSNGALQMRVSLRNALQAQERLEDICRDDVIAEDEETPLSACINSLRELAAACMGMEILGTKKSALAGTKADSTRKTF from the coding sequence ATGAACGGAAGGTTCGCAGATGTGATGTTTCAAGCCCGGCAATGTGCCGGATATACAAGAGAGCGGGCAGCGGAGATGCTCAATATCTCACCGAGGACGCTCACATACTACGAGGCAGGGCGGCAGGTGCCGGATCGTATTGTTGCAATGATGGTTGATGCTTACGCAGCGCCCGGAGCTGGCTATTACTGGTTGAGCAATGAGCTTTATACTGGCAGGATATTGTTGCCGAAGGTCAATGTGCTGGGGGTTTCCAATGGGGCCTTGCAGATGAGAGTAAGCCTGCGAAACGCCCTACAGGCGCAGGAGAGGCTGGAAGATATTTGCCGGGATGATGTGATAGCGGAGGATGAAGAAACGCCGTTATCGGCCTGCATCAACTCCTTGCGGGAGCTGGCAGCAGCCTGCATGGGAATGGAGATTTTAGGCACAAAAAAATCCGCCTTGGCTGGCACCAAAGCGGATTCCACAAGAAAGACTTTTTGA
- a CDS encoding LysM peptidoglycan-binding domain-containing protein — MDDFMEMVEKQRRRKRFVELAIKKTIICGAVIGAAFLSTGYYDGDQVLVEETYTVKKGDTLRDISEEYLEKNTGGRRYILEFESGIKELNPWLQGGNVIIHPGDKIRINYWVKGGEADED, encoded by the coding sequence ATGGACGACTTTATGGAGATGGTGGAGAAACAGCGTCGGCGTAAAAGATTCGTTGAGCTGGCAATTAAAAAGACAATCATCTGCGGAGCGGTGATTGGGGCAGCGTTCCTTTCGACCGGCTACTACGACGGAGATCAGGTGCTTGTCGAGGAGACTTACACGGTCAAGAAAGGTGATACGCTGCGGGACATATCGGAGGAATACTTGGAAAAGAATACCGGCGGGCGGCGCTACATCTTGGAGTTTGAATCCGGTATCAAGGAGCTGAACCCTTGGTTGCAGGGAGGGAACGTAATCATTCATCCGGGTGACAAGATCAGAATCAACTATTGGGTCAAGGGTGGTGAAGCGGATGAAGATTAA